A single region of the Jatrophihabitans sp. GAS493 genome encodes:
- a CDS encoding acyltransferase family protein — MTPPSGSAFNTPSPGTLPETEGQDVDGQDVGGSSQTTATMTRSQEKRARAAKVHPTFRPDVEGMRAVAVALVVLYHCGVTAIPGGYVGVDVFFVISGFLITSLLVREFETGGRISISDFYARRFRRILPAATVVLIATVAASALFLPITRIASIAKDAIWTSVFMANFRFSATGTNYLSAAAPPSPLQHYWSLAVEEQFYFVWPLLLFMILKLGRGGKLHRVPTTLITAGLCVVSFLWCVSSTSSNATVAYFSPFTRAWELGIGALIAVSGVALASTRMAKWIPFVAGWIGIVMIGYAAVHFTAATPFPGKAAALPVIGTGLLIIGGQYRARGGANWILTFPLLQWVGKLSYGWYLWHWPILTIATERYPNLTVFEKLLLALAGLLLAFVSFHVIEGPVRRSVPLLKSAYLSIFCGLLAIATVIAFANAFLVMDNGRTTLARSQAAAAAKQVGTNTGTATANTVLADVKDAANDTKIPSPLTVPLLLVPSDKGPAYAEGCIANIESTTSKICKHLATSQSPTVVLFGDSHAAQWMPALENIATRTPINLYVITKQSCPVADIEVLNPTTKNNYPQCSQWRQWALGQIKALHPSLVVVGEHIEAQPNGAGDTSWQAGLQKSLTTLKSSADNVAVLSDVPAHAQPTAECLSQHGRDISKCGDSPANSILLQHEAANAATAQQVGVSYVDAVPWLCTTKICPAVIANTVTSFDGTHLSASYSTYLGTALGTALGLEGSATQAVAAVTKALAVKKLPAQAANEITAKNTGPQYAGNCLTDIGVATFSQVPECTMGNPAAKKTVVLFGDSHAWMWTPAFHSIGYMYGWKVVLVAEAACTTADTLIWSSQKNAPNTGCKQWHTAAMNYISKLHPDAVVVANEEQVALAVDGKQTTSGADSAVKAGLVKTLNELKVITPNVSLLGDIPVPDTNPSDCLPANANDIQKCSPPASEAVSQSDLARERDASSEAGVKFVDTTPWLCSTYCPTVITDHVAYVDKFHISSNFAISVTSALASSLELTGAK; from the coding sequence GTGACGCCGCCCAGCGGATCAGCCTTCAACACCCCCTCACCGGGAACGCTCCCGGAGACCGAGGGACAGGACGTCGATGGACAGGACGTCGGGGGGAGCTCTCAGACGACGGCGACCATGACCCGGTCGCAGGAGAAGCGAGCCCGGGCGGCCAAGGTTCACCCGACCTTCCGCCCCGACGTCGAGGGCATGCGCGCCGTCGCCGTCGCCCTGGTCGTGCTCTACCACTGCGGGGTCACCGCGATTCCCGGTGGCTACGTCGGCGTCGACGTCTTCTTCGTCATCTCCGGCTTCCTCATCACCAGCCTGCTCGTGCGTGAGTTCGAGACCGGCGGCCGCATCTCCATCTCCGACTTCTACGCCCGCCGATTCCGGCGCATCCTGCCGGCGGCGACGGTTGTCCTGATCGCCACGGTGGCCGCTTCGGCCCTCTTCCTGCCGATCACCCGCATCGCCAGTATCGCCAAGGACGCCATCTGGACCAGCGTCTTCATGGCCAACTTCCGCTTCTCCGCGACCGGCACGAATTACCTCAGTGCCGCCGCTCCGCCCTCGCCGCTGCAGCACTACTGGTCGCTCGCGGTTGAGGAGCAGTTCTACTTCGTCTGGCCCCTGCTGCTGTTCATGATTCTGAAGTTGGGTCGCGGCGGGAAGCTGCACCGGGTGCCGACCACCCTGATCACGGCGGGGCTCTGCGTCGTCTCCTTCCTGTGGTGCGTGAGTTCCACCTCGAGCAACGCCACCGTCGCCTACTTCTCGCCCTTCACCCGGGCCTGGGAGCTCGGTATCGGGGCGCTCATTGCGGTCTCCGGCGTCGCGCTCGCCTCGACCCGGATGGCCAAGTGGATCCCGTTCGTGGCCGGCTGGATCGGCATCGTGATGATCGGTTACGCCGCCGTTCACTTCACCGCGGCCACGCCGTTCCCCGGCAAGGCGGCCGCATTGCCAGTCATCGGCACCGGCCTGCTGATCATCGGCGGGCAGTACCGCGCCCGAGGGGGAGCCAACTGGATTCTCACCTTCCCGCTACTGCAGTGGGTCGGCAAGCTCTCCTACGGGTGGTACCTCTGGCACTGGCCGATTCTCACGATCGCCACTGAGCGCTACCCGAACCTCACCGTCTTCGAGAAGCTGCTGCTGGCCCTCGCTGGGCTGCTGCTGGCTTTCGTCAGCTTCCACGTAATCGAAGGCCCGGTTCGGCGCTCGGTGCCGCTGTTGAAGTCGGCCTACCTCAGCATCTTCTGCGGTCTGCTGGCCATCGCCACCGTCATCGCCTTTGCCAATGCCTTTCTCGTCATGGACAACGGCCGTACCACGCTGGCTCGCTCGCAGGCCGCCGCCGCCGCGAAGCAGGTCGGTACGAACACCGGAACCGCCACCGCCAACACCGTCCTGGCCGACGTCAAGGATGCAGCGAACGACACGAAGATCCCATCGCCGCTGACGGTGCCGCTGCTGCTGGTGCCGTCCGACAAGGGACCGGCCTACGCCGAAGGTTGTATCGCCAACATCGAGTCAACGACGTCGAAGATCTGCAAGCATCTCGCCACGTCGCAGTCCCCGACCGTCGTCCTCTTCGGCGACTCGCATGCCGCCCAGTGGATGCCGGCCCTGGAGAACATCGCTACCCGGACGCCGATCAACCTGTACGTGATCACCAAGCAGTCCTGCCCGGTCGCCGACATCGAGGTGTTGAATCCGACCACCAAGAACAACTATCCGCAGTGCTCGCAGTGGCGGCAGTGGGCTCTCGGGCAGATCAAGGCGCTGCACCCGAGCCTGGTGGTCGTCGGCGAGCACATCGAGGCCCAGCCGAACGGCGCCGGTGACACCTCGTGGCAGGCCGGACTGCAGAAGAGCCTCACCACGCTGAAGTCGAGCGCGGACAACGTCGCGGTGCTCTCCGACGTCCCCGCCCACGCTCAGCCCACGGCGGAGTGCCTATCCCAGCACGGCCGTGACATCAGCAAATGTGGCGACTCGCCCGCCAACTCAATCCTGTTGCAGCACGAGGCGGCCAACGCGGCCACCGCCCAGCAGGTGGGTGTGAGCTACGTGGATGCCGTCCCGTGGCTGTGCACCACCAAGATCTGCCCGGCGGTCATCGCGAATACCGTGACGTCCTTCGACGGAACCCACCTCTCCGCCTCCTACTCGACCTACCTCGGCACGGCACTCGGCACGGCGCTTGGCCTCGAGGGTTCGGCTACGCAGGCCGTTGCGGCTGTGACCAAGGCGCTGGCGGTGAAGAAGCTCCCGGCCCAGGCGGCGAACGAGATCACCGCGAAGAACACTGGACCGCAGTACGCCGGCAACTGCCTGACCGACATCGGCGTCGCCACCTTCTCCCAGGTGCCCGAATGCACGATGGGCAATCCGGCGGCGAAGAAGACTGTAGTTCTCTTCGGTGATTCGCACGCCTGGATGTGGACGCCGGCATTCCACTCGATCGGCTACATGTACGGCTGGAAGGTCGTGCTGGTCGCCGAGGCCGCCTGCACCACGGCCGACACGCTCATCTGGAGCAGCCAGAAGAACGCGCCGAACACCGGTTGCAAGCAATGGCACACGGCGGCGATGAACTACATCTCCAAGCTGCACCCCGACGCGGTGGTCGTCGCCAACGAGGAGCAGGTTGCCCTCGCCGTCGACGGCAAGCAGACTACGTCTGGCGCCGATTCGGCAGTGAAGGCCGGGCTGGTGAAGACCCTCAACGAATTGAAGGTCATCACACCGAACGTCTCCCTGCTCGGCGATATCCCGGTGCCCGACACCAATCCGTCGGATTGCCTACCGGCCAACGCGAACGACATTCAGAAGTGTTCGCCGCCGGCGTCGGAGGCGGTCAGCCAATCCGATCTGGCCCGTGAACGGGACGCATCCAGCGAGGCTGGGGTGAAGTTCGTCGACACCACACCGTGGCTGTGCTCGACCTACTGCCCGACCGTGATCACCGATCACGTCGCCTACGTTGACAAGTTCCACATCAGCTCGAACTTCGCCATCTCGGTGACCTCCGCGCTGGCCAGTAGCCTCGAGCTCACCGGCGCCAAGTAG